The genome window TCAGACATTCTCCTTTATTTGGCTTACCTGGCTTATCGTTTTCAGGGCGTCGAACATGACGAAAGGAGCAATTTCCATCTTCATTCGCATGCAGATACCATCGGGACCTCGCCTGAAAACGGACTCGATTTTTATTACTACCATGATCCTTTGCTTCCCAACTGACGGGCAGTCAGGAAATACAAACGGCAGATCCGGACCACAGCGGTCCCAATCTGCCGACAGGCTAACTTACTACCGATTCTGCTAGATTCCCCAGATACTTCACCTTATCTTCCATAACGAAACTTTCCTGAAGGGCAAGTGGGTTCATTTTCATTTCATAAGCAAGCAATTTCAATTGAGAGATGAATCGATCTTGTTCCATATCGTTGATGGTAAATTCCAAGCCGTACTGATAAATGTCGTTCTCGAGCTCTTGTTTCCAGACAATATATCCGGAGACATTCAGGATTCCCCCCAAAATCTCTGTCTCAAATTGGAAAATGATATCTGCATTCACTGTAAGATTTACATGAGACAAGAACCGCAGCCCTCCTGCGCTGAGATCTTCCAGAAGGACCTCTGTTTTTTCGAGATGGATTTCTCTGTCTTTCATCTTGATGATTGTCATTTGAGAACGCAAAGGATACAAGAGCGGAACCCGGAGTTGTTTCCGTCTGTTCTCAAATTCACTCGGGTCATGGATTCGATGCGGAGTCAATCGCTCTTTGGACAACAATTGATTAAACGCAGTAACCGGGACGGGTTTACTAAAAATATAGCCTTGAATCTCATCGCATCGCTGCTGTTTTAGGAATGTCAGCTGTTCGACAGTCTCAACCCCCTCGGCCACGACGCGCATCCCTAGTCCATGAGCCAAGTGGATCACCGATTTTATGACAGTGGCGCTGGAAGTATGAGTCGTTACATTTCGGATAAAGTGTCTGTCGATTTTGATCGTGTCCACCTTGAATTGGGTTAAGTAAGCGAGCGAGGAATAACCGGTCCCAAAATCATCCAGGGAGACTTTTATTCCAATCTCTTTTAATTCGGCTATGGTTGACTCCACCAGCTTTTGATTATCGAGAATGGAGGTTTCCGTAATTTCGATTTCCACCCATTCGCCTTTGATCCTTGTTTCTTTTAAGATTTGGTTCACATGTACGAGGAAGTCTTTTAGCAAAAACAGCTTGGCTGAAACATTGACTGACAGCGGGACACAGGGCATTCCTCGTTCCTGCCACGCTTGGATTTGATGACAGGCTCTGCGTATGACCCATTTCGTGAGAGGGAGAATCAGTCCTCTTTCTTCGGCTAATGGGATGAAGTCCACGGGAGATAACAGTCCCCATTCAGGGTGATTCCAACGAATCAGAGATTCCGCACCCAATACCGCCCCGGACTTGGCATCCACCCGTGGCTGATAATGCAGTTCCAATTCATTTTCATCAATTGCCTTCCGCAAGCCTTTCTCAAGTGAAAATCTTTTATAGCCGTTGATGTCCATGACGGAATGATAAATCGTATAGGTATTCCTCCCCTTTTCTTTTGAACGGTAAAGGGATACATCTGAGTTCTTCAGCAATGTCGCCGCATCTTCTCCATGCTGCGGATAAAAGCTGATGCCAATGCTGGTCGTCATGAAAATTTCAAACTCACGGATCTTGAATGGCCACTCTTCCACGCTTCGGATGATCAGCTTCGCCATCCATTCCGCTTCCTCCATCCTTTCAAAGGGGATGCGCATGACGACGCCAAATTCGTCTCCCCCGAGCCGTGCAATGGTTCCGTTATCTTTCACGCATTCAACCAATCTGGATGAAAATTCCTTGATTAATTGATCTCCGGAGCTGTGACCAAACGCATCATTCACATTTTTAAATCGGTCCATGTCCATATAGAACAGAGCAAATGAAGCCCCTTGTTCCCTTGACTGCACGATTCGTTGTTCCAGCGCGACCTCAAAAGATCTGCGATTCGGCAGTCCCGTTACGTAATCTTGAAAAGCCATTTGCTTGATCAATTCTTCATGTTTCTTTCGTTCCGTGATGTTGAATGCATATCCGATTAAGCCTTCGCTTGAAGGAATGACCCTCACTTCAAGCCATTCTTTCGTCGGTTCATAGTAATCCTCGAAAAAGACAGAGACTTGCTCTTCCATCGCTTTGTGGTAATAGTAATAAAATTTGGTATGAATCGCCTCCGGAAGCACCTCCCATAGAATATTTCCGATCAGTTGATGAAGTTCTTTATCTACATACCGCGCCATCTGTCCATTGGTATAAATGATGCGCCAATGTTTGTCCAAGATAAAGAAACCATTGGTGATATTATCGAGAATTGATTCAGCTGGAGGTAAGTGTACACCGTGCCAGTCAGCCTCGGACTCATCTAGCTTTTGAGATCCACTCATTACGTTCATCACCTTGTAGTAATTATCGTTATCCCATCTAGTTATCTATGTACTATTACCCTAAACCGCAAATTTTTACACTCCCAAAATGTGTATATTTCATCGTGAAAAATATCAAAGGCAACAGCAATCAAAGGAATTTCATCCAAGATCACTGTTGCCTTTTTCGATTCTCCTATGTACAGCTCACACCAGGCTTCGCCGGGCTCGAATTTCTTCTCGGGCTCGGTCGTTCATTCTCGCCGGACTCCATTTCGGCTCCCAGACGAGTGCCACATCGACTTCTTTGACACCTGAGACTGCGGCCGTCGCCTCTTTCACATTTTTGACGATTTCATCCGCTAATGGACATTGGGGAATCGTCAGGGTCATTTCAACGTGGGCTCGTCCAGCATCATCCACTTTTATTTCATAGACCAGCCCCAGATCGACAATATTGACTCCAACTTCCGGATCCAGCACATCCTCTAAAGCAGACCAAATCTTATCTTCGATTTTCAAGCAGAGCACCCCATCCCACCATTTGTTACCCCTTAACATCCCCCAGCCAGCACTGGTTTTATGTTGACAGGGGCATGAAAAACATGGAAACCGTACGACGACAAACTTTCTCCCCCACTTTTCATCGCTTTTTCTCCCCAAAAATATGATTGACAAGAATACGCTCATAGGCTAATATCCGATTGTAATCGCAATTGATAATGATTATCGATATTAGTAAAAGCTTATGAGGGGGGTCGTATGATAAAACGAATTCACTTGATGCTCCTGGTCTTACTGCTGTCTTTCTCGTTCGTTTCCCCATTATCTGCCCAGGCAGAAAGTCAAGCGGCTCAAAATATGAGCAAAGCAGAAGAATTTGTTGCCCAAGCGATAAGGGAAGCTGGGCTAGGAAAGCTAGCAGAAACAAAACTGTCATACCAAAAGTTCAATGAGACATGGCGTCAGATCGAGGATGGCGTAAAAGAAGAATCAGGCACGGCTTACAAAGACATCGAATCTCATATGGGCAAAGTGGTGTACGCTTTATCCAGAGAGAAAAAAGATGAAGTCGTAGAAGCATTGGAAGGTTTGAAAAATGCTACTGAAAAGTTCATCCGAGGTGAATTTCCGAAGGGTGAGCAATTCAAACAGGAGAATATCTCTCTAAGCGATTTTCTAGGGTACCTAGAAGAGACAAAAGAGAAAGCAGAAAGCGGGGCACGGCAAGAAGCGCTCGCAGGAATTGCAAAGGTAACGGAGTCTTGGCTCAGTGTGGAAGGAACAGTTGTTGCACAATCTGCACAGGTTTACAGTGATTCTGAGCGAGACATGGTCACCGTTAACGCGATGTTGGCTTCAGAGCCGCCTGATTTTCAAGGCGCCATTCAACTTTTAGACCAAATGATCCATTACCTAACCCCATTGGCGGCCAAGTCTGGCTACACAATCTGGGATGCAGCGATGATCATTATTCGAGAAGGCTTGGAGGCCTTATTGGTTGTCACCGCTTTACTCGCTTTTGTGAAAAAATCAGATCAGTCGAAGGGAAAGGGCTGGATTTGGACTGGCGTTACCGTTGGCCTGGCAGTAAGTGTTTTGCTGGCAGTCATTGTGAAGTCCGTATTTTCATCAGGAGCCTTCGGGAACAACAACGCATTGATCGCCGGTTGGACTGGTGTGATTGCTTCCGTCATGCTGCTGTATGTGAGCTACTGGCTGCACAGCCATTCGCATATCGCGGAATGGCAAAAGTTTATTCAGGCAAAGAGCCAGACAGCGCTACATACTGGAAAGCTGATCTCTCTAGGTGTGATTTCCTTCCTCGCCGTTTTCCGCGAGGGAACCGAAACGGTATTATTCTTAATTGGAATGGTCAACCAAATCAGTTTGCAGGATCTGATGATCGGCATGTTGATTGGCCTGGGATTGTTATCTGTAGTCGCTTACCTGATGTTATTTATTGGTTTGAAGCTGCCTATTCGGCCATTTTTTATGGTGTCGAGCATCATCGTCTTTTACTTGTGCATCAAGTTTACAGGAATGGGCATTCACAGCTTGCAATTAGCGGGTGTGATCCCGTCCTCGACTGTTCCTAGCATGCCGAGCATCGACTTTTTTGCCCTATATCCCTCCCTGGAAAGTACCATTCCTCAGGTGACCCTCATAGCAGCTGCTGCGGCAGTCGTACTGTGGAAAAGAATTTCGATCAATCAATCATCAACAAAAAATCACGAGCTCTCTAAGAGATAACGGGAGGACTATTCACATGAAATCTACTCGTACTTTACTCGCCTTGGCACTTGCCGGAATCATTGCTTTAACGGGTTGCGCATCCGCCAATACAACATCTTCTAACGCGACTTCAGCACCTGCTCCTGCAGCAGAAGAAAAAGCTTCTGAAATCAAAGCTGGTACTACAAAAATGCTTGAAATAACTGCTGAATTGAAAAAAGCCATTGAAGCGGGAGACGAGTCAACTGTAGTAACACTCGGTCCAAAATTCGAGGAAGCATGGGGACCCTTTGAAGATAAAGTAAAAGAGAAATACGCTGATCTTTATAAAAAAGTGGAAGATGCGCTTGATCCCACCATCGCTGGAACAGAAGCTAGTCCGCTCGATAAAGACGCTCTCGGCAAGTTTAACGAGCAATTAACTCAAGCGTTAACAGAATTAGCGGATAAAGAAAAATAAGCGAAACGAAATAGAAATGACAATTTAAAAAAGGGTATCGCCTTTAGAGCTGATACCCTTTTTGCATGCTACCTGCAGACCAGTTTCCCCAATTGCTGGCTCAGCTTTAGATTCTCCGAGGAATCAACAGGAATCTCTACCAGAACGATCTCGTTCATGCTGAGCGCTTTTTTCAATGTAGCTTCCAGTTCCGAAACGTGGTTGACACGCATGCCCGTGATGCCAAAGCTTTCGGCGAGACGCATGAAATCAGGGTTTTCAAATTCTACCCCATAGCTTGCGTCAAAACGATTTTTCAGCTTCCAGTCAATCAGTCCATACTTGGAGTCATTGAGCAAAAAGATCGTGAACGCTATTCCCAGTCGCTTCGCGGTTTCAATTTCTACGGCATTCATCAAGAAACCGCCGTCACCGTTAATGCAGATGACAGGATCTTCGGGACATGCCAGTTTGGCTCCAATCGCTCCCGGAACCGCAATGCCCATGGATGCAAAGCCGTTTGAAATGATGACGCGGTTCGGAAGCTTGGGCTGGTAATTTCGCGCGATCCAAAGTTTATGCGCCCCCACATCAGATATCACGATGGTATTGTCACTTGCCAGTCGGGAAACCGTATCCAGGATCATTCTCGGTTTGACCCTTGTGCCAGCCTCGTCCGTTGGCGTGGAGCTTTCCTCCTGGATCTGCGCTAGCTCCCGCTTCAGTTTTTGATGAAGCTCTCCCCCGGGCATCCACTCCTTCGCGCCTTTCTGATGCCCCGCCAGGTATTCCAATGCCGTCCTCAGATCCCCTACCAATTCGGCCGCCACCGGATAATGCTCGTCTACTTCAGCGGGCAGCGTATCGATATGAATGATGGGCTTGGGATTGTTTTCGTTCCAGTAGAGCGGCAAATATTCCACAAAATCGTAGCCGATCGCAATGATCAAATCCGCCTCATGAATCCCGCACAATACATAATCCTTCATTTGCAATCCAACCGTGTACATGTTCAATGGGTGATCGGGAGGCAGCACTCCTTTTGCCATGAACGTATGGGCTACCGGAACCTTCAGCGACTCTGCAAATGCCTGCAATTCTTTGGATGCCTGCTGCCTGATCACACCGTTCCCCGCAATGATGAACGGCTTTTGACTGGAAGCGATCAGCTCCAGAGCCTTTTCCATGCTGGTTACACTCGGGACGGATCGCGGCAGCTCTGTTTTGGGGAGGGCCGTCTTGTCGATGTCATCTGCTGCGAGATCCTCCGGAAGCTCGATATGAACGGCTCCCGGCTTCTCCATTTCCGCCAGTTTAAAAGCTTTCCGGACGATTTCCGCGATGGTCTCCGGCCGCTTTACCTGGATCGACCATTTGGTCACAGGTGTAAACATCGCCACTACATCAATGTATTGATGCGATTCTTTATGCATCCTCTCCAAACCGGCTTGTCCCGTAATCGCGACCACAGGGGCATGATCGAGATTGGCGTCGCCTATGCCGGTAAGCAAATTGGTGGCTCCCGGTCCCAACGTTGCGAGGCATACTCCTGCCTTCCCGGTTAACCTTCCGTATACGTCAGCCATGAAAGCCGCCCCTTGCTCATGCCTGACAGCCACAAATTGAATTTGGTCAGAGGAAGCTAATGAATGAACAAAATCGATATTTTCTTCCCCCGGGATTCCAAATATGTACCGTACCCCTTCGTTTTCCAGACACATGACCATCAAATCCGTCGCCTTCATCAATTCACCCCCAAAATGGATTTAACGCCAATGGAAACTCACAAACTTTTCCTCCATCATATCCATCATCGCAAATTTGACGCCTTCTCTGCCTGTCCCGCTGTCTTTGATACCGCCATACGGCATGTGATCCAAGCGGTAGGTCGGGATGTCATTGATCAGGACCCCACCCGTTTCAATCTCATGGATACACGTAAATGCACGATGGATGTCATGGGTGTACACGCCAGCATTCAGTCCGTAGCGCGAATCATTGACCCGCTGGATTGCCTCCTCTAAGCTTTCAAACGGCATGACGCTTACGACCGGCCCGAACACTTCTTCCTGGATGACCTTGGCCTCGTGGGGGACATCTGTCAAGATGGCAGGGATCATGATCGGTCCCTCCACCTCTCCCCCGCACTCCACCTTCGCACCCAGCTCTACGGCCTCCGAAATCCAGGAAACCAATCGATCCAGCGAATCCTTGTTGATCACCGCCGTAATATCCGTTTTTTCATCAAAGGGGGATCCCGCTACCAGCTGCTTGGTACGGGCAACCATTTTGCCCAGGAACGTTTCATACAAGGAGCGGTGCACATAGATCCGCTGGATGGAGATGCAGACCTGTCCGTTGTACGAAAACGCCCCCTGTACGACTCGGTCCATAATGGCGTCGACATCCACTCCTTCATCTACAATAAGGGCTGAATTGGAACCCAGCTCTAATGTTACTTTGCGAAATTCCGCCAGCTTGCGGATTTCCTTCCCCACTTTGGGGCTCCCGGTAAACGTAATGTTCTTGACGTACGGGTGCGTGTTCAGAACAGGCCCCAATTCTGGCCCCAACCCGGTAATGATATTGAGTACGCCATCCGGCAATCCCGCCTCTTGAAAAAGCTCTGCAAGATAGAGAGAGCTGAGTGGCGTTTTTTCTGCCGGTTTCAATACGATCGAATTGCCTGCTGCTATCGCCGGTCCTACTTTGTGAGCGACCAGATTAAAGGGAAAGTTAAACGGAGTAATCGCCGACACCACGCCCATAGGCACTCTCATCGTGAAACCGACTCGATTTTCCCCTCCGATCGCCGCATCCATCGGAATTCGCTCTCCGTATATCCGTTTGGCTTCTTCGGCTGCAAATTGGTACGTCTGAATGGTACGCAGGATTTCTGTACGAGCTGCTTTGATCGGCTTTGCCGCCTCCGAGGCAATAATTTGCGCGGCTTCTTCCTTTCTTTGCTCCAAAAGCTGAACGGCCTTCGCTAGAATCTGAGCTCTTTCATAAGCGGGTACGCGCTTGAATTCCTGAAAAGCGGAATGTGCCCCTTCAATGGCTTTTTTTGCATCCTCTGTCGTTGCTTGCGCGATATGAGCGATGATCTCTCCCGAATGAGGAGAGTGCAAAGGTTCGTACTTCTCACCTTCTACCCACTTTCCATTGATCCACAGATGCCATTTTTTCATTACAGTCTCTCCCTTTCGTCGGACTGACAGAAACCGCCATGTGAAACAGTCGGCATTAGTGTTTCTATTGCATCCATTTTTATGTAGGAGTTTCCCAATAAAAAAGACTGTCAGTGGCGCGGTCCTTTTCAGACCAACCAATGACAGCCCTTTTTAAAGTTCTTTTAATCCCAAGCAAAACGCTGTTCTTTCCACGGATCTCCGTACATGTTGTACCCATTCTTCTCCCAGAAGCCCTGCTTGTCTTTCTCCAAAAACTCGATTCCGCGCACCCACTTGGCGCTCTTCCAGAAGTAGAGGTGGGGAATGACAAAGCGCAGCGGCCAGCCATGGTCAGGCGTCAGCTCTTGCCCATTGTGCTTGTTGGCAAACAGATTGCCCGGGGTCATGAAGTCCTTGAGCGGAACATTGGCTGTCCAGCCGTGCTCCGCGTGCAGCATGACGTATTTTGCTTCCGGCTTCACTTTCACCAGCTTCAGTACTTCCTCCACCGGGATGCCTTCCCACTCGTTGTCGAGCTTGCTCCAGCCCGTCACGCAATGGATGTCATTGGTCGCGTTCCCTTTTGGCAAGGCCATCATTTGCTCGTAGGAAAGCGTGACTTCTTCTTCTATCAAGCCAAAAATCCGGAAGCTCCACTCCGTGGACAAATCCGTATACGCCGGTACATCACCGTAATGGAGCACCGGAAAGCCCGTCGTTTGCTTTTGATTCGGCGGGATGCGGTCACGCTGCGCATTCGTTGCCTGATTGAAAAACATGGAATCCCACTCCTCGCTGTCAGTATTCTTCTGTTCTTCTTACCATATCCTGCACAAACCCGCAAGCAGATTTGCACACTGGGGTAACTGAGGAAATGGCTGAACAAAAACCCCCGCTCTTTGGCGAGGGTTTCCTGCTTACTGCTGCTTTATTTCCCTACGCGCAGCAGGGCATGATCCACCTTGATGCACAGGTCATTGATGACCGCGATGCCCTCTGCGCTGATCATGGCAGCGGCTTCATCATTGGAGATCCCTTGCTGCATCCAGAATGCTTTTGGCTTGTGCTTCATTTTCTTGGTATCCTCGGCAACCGGCACGATGTCCTCGCTCTTGCGGAAAATGTCGACGATATCGACTGGCTCGTCGATTTCCGCCAGGCTCGCGACGACTTTCTCGCCCAGAACCGTTTCCCCTGCGATGACAGGGTTCACCGGAATGATTCGGTAACCTGCATGCTGCATGGCGTCTGCGATCATGTAGCTGGTGCGGTCCGGCTTGTTGGAGAGACCTACGACAGCAATGGTCTTCGCTTCCTCCAGAAGCTGGCGGCGTACTTCGTTACTTGGATTTTGCACCATATTTCAACACTCCTTATGGAATTAGGATTGGCTGCGGTTCGATACAAATTGAACGAGTGTGCGGGTCATGACACCCGTACCTCCGGAAGGCTGCATATCGCCTGTATTGGCATTGTAGGCTGTCCCTGCGATATCGAGATGGACCCATGGTGTATCTCCCACGAATTCCTGCAGGAACACGCCTCCGATAATGCCGTGTCCATAGCGTCCGCCGGAGTTTTTCAGATCGGCGAA of Brevibacillus choshinensis contains these proteins:
- a CDS encoding sulfite oxidase-like oxidoreductase; this encodes MFFNQATNAQRDRIPPNQKQTTGFPVLHYGDVPAYTDLSTEWSFRIFGLIEEEVTLSYEQMMALPKGNATNDIHCVTGWSKLDNEWEGIPVEEVLKLVKVKPEAKYVMLHAEHGWTANVPLKDFMTPGNLFANKHNGQELTPDHGWPLRFVIPHLYFWKSAKWVRGIEFLEKDKQGFWEKNGYNMYGDPWKEQRFAWD
- a CDS encoding acetolactate synthase large subunit gives rise to the protein MKATDLMVMCLENEGVRYIFGIPGEENIDFVHSLASSDQIQFVAVRHEQGAAFMADVYGRLTGKAGVCLATLGPGATNLLTGIGDANLDHAPVVAITGQAGLERMHKESHQYIDVVAMFTPVTKWSIQVKRPETIAEIVRKAFKLAEMEKPGAVHIELPEDLAADDIDKTALPKTELPRSVPSVTSMEKALELIASSQKPFIIAGNGVIRQQASKELQAFAESLKVPVAHTFMAKGVLPPDHPLNMYTVGLQMKDYVLCGIHEADLIIAIGYDFVEYLPLYWNENNPKPIIHIDTLPAEVDEHYPVAAELVGDLRTALEYLAGHQKGAKEWMPGGELHQKLKRELAQIQEESSTPTDEAGTRVKPRMILDTVSRLASDNTIVISDVGAHKLWIARNYQPKLPNRVIISNGFASMGIAVPGAIGAKLACPEDPVICINGDGGFLMNAVEIETAKRLGIAFTIFLLNDSKYGLIDWKLKNRFDASYGVEFENPDFMRLAESFGITGMRVNHVSELEATLKKALSMNEIVLVEIPVDSSENLKLSQQLGKLVCR
- a CDS encoding aldehyde dehydrogenase family protein; translated protein: MKKWHLWINGKWVEGEKYEPLHSPHSGEIIAHIAQATTEDAKKAIEGAHSAFQEFKRVPAYERAQILAKAVQLLEQRKEEAAQIIASEAAKPIKAARTEILRTIQTYQFAAEEAKRIYGERIPMDAAIGGENRVGFTMRVPMGVVSAITPFNFPFNLVAHKVGPAIAAGNSIVLKPAEKTPLSSLYLAELFQEAGLPDGVLNIITGLGPELGPVLNTHPYVKNITFTGSPKVGKEIRKLAEFRKVTLELGSNSALIVDEGVDVDAIMDRVVQGAFSYNGQVCISIQRIYVHRSLYETFLGKMVARTKQLVAGSPFDEKTDITAVINKDSLDRLVSWISEAVELGAKVECGGEVEGPIMIPAILTDVPHEAKVIQEEVFGPVVSVMPFESLEEAIQRVNDSRYGLNAGVYTHDIHRAFTCIHEIETGGVLINDIPTYRLDHMPYGGIKDSGTGREGVKFAMMDMMEEKFVSFHWR
- a CDS encoding FTR1 family iron permease; protein product: MSKAEEFVAQAIREAGLGKLAETKLSYQKFNETWRQIEDGVKEESGTAYKDIESHMGKVVYALSREKKDEVVEALEGLKNATEKFIRGEFPKGEQFKQENISLSDFLGYLEETKEKAESGARQEALAGIAKVTESWLSVEGTVVAQSAQVYSDSERDMVTVNAMLASEPPDFQGAIQLLDQMIHYLTPLAAKSGYTIWDAAMIIIREGLEALLVVTALLAFVKKSDQSKGKGWIWTGVTVGLAVSVLLAVIVKSVFSSGAFGNNNALIAGWTGVIASVMLLYVSYWLHSHSHIAEWQKFIQAKSQTALHTGKLISLGVISFLAVFREGTETVLFLIGMVNQISLQDLMIGMLIGLGLLSVVAYLMLFIGLKLPIRPFFMVSSIIVFYLCIKFTGMGIHSLQLAGVIPSSTVPSMPSIDFFALYPSLESTIPQVTLIAAAAAVVLWKRISINQSSTKNHELSKR
- a CDS encoding CoA-binding protein codes for the protein MVQNPSNEVRRQLLEEAKTIAVVGLSNKPDRTSYMIADAMQHAGYRIIPVNPVIAGETVLGEKVVASLAEIDEPVDIVDIFRKSEDIVPVAEDTKKMKHKPKAFWMQQGISNDEAAAMISAEGIAVINDLCIKVDHALLRVGK
- a CDS encoding EAL domain-containing protein, with translation MSGSQKLDESEADWHGVHLPPAESILDNITNGFFILDKHWRIIYTNGQMARYVDKELHQLIGNILWEVLPEAIHTKFYYYYHKAMEEQVSVFFEDYYEPTKEWLEVRVIPSSEGLIGYAFNITERKKHEELIKQMAFQDYVTGLPNRRSFEVALEQRIVQSREQGASFALFYMDMDRFKNVNDAFGHSSGDQLIKEFSSRLVECVKDNGTIARLGGDEFGVVMRIPFERMEEAEWMAKLIIRSVEEWPFKIREFEIFMTTSIGISFYPQHGEDAATLLKNSDVSLYRSKEKGRNTYTIYHSVMDINGYKRFSLEKGLRKAIDENELELHYQPRVDAKSGAVLGAESLIRWNHPEWGLLSPVDFIPLAEERGLILPLTKWVIRRACHQIQAWQERGMPCVPLSVNVSAKLFLLKDFLVHVNQILKETRIKGEWVEIEITETSILDNQKLVESTIAELKEIGIKVSLDDFGTGYSSLAYLTQFKVDTIKIDRHFIRNVTTHTSSATVIKSVIHLAHGLGMRVVAEGVETVEQLTFLKQQRCDEIQGYIFSKPVPVTAFNQLLSKERLTPHRIHDPSEFENRRKQLRVPLLYPLRSQMTIIKMKDREIHLEKTEVLLEDLSAGGLRFLSHVNLTVNADIIFQFETEILGGILNVSGYIVWKQELENDIYQYGLEFTINDMEQDRFISQLKLLAYEMKMNPLALQESFVMEDKVKYLGNLAESVVS
- a CDS encoding metal-sulfur cluster assembly factor encodes the protein MKIEDKIWSALEDVLDPEVGVNIVDLGLVYEIKVDDAGRAHVEMTLTIPQCPLADEIVKNVKEATAAVSGVKEVDVALVWEPKWSPARMNDRAREEIRARRSLV